In the Salvelinus fontinalis isolate EN_2023a chromosome 34, ASM2944872v1, whole genome shotgun sequence genome, one interval contains:
- the LOC129833225 gene encoding sterol regulatory element-binding protein 2-like isoform X3: MDSNVSGEYISTMENMDPTLSELGDEFTLGDIDEMLQFVSNQVGDFPDLFEDQMSSAGSLQNGAGATPRPPRQAPQTPQTTTTVYQHSNVTLTPTQTLAPQSLPLTPPQTPVQTFSSGQHQIRAPPLLQPRPQMQAIQPQPQQQPTIQVHSQSIPMQTHSFPVHTLVQTHNQALPIQSQAQTVMITSNGGQSRFIQNPVICHQSPTTSFQVLQPQMQSIMTSSQVQPMTIQHQRLLQTGQTIQTLSTAPTVHTMQQQVQQLLVHQPQILKTENLVLTTLKPDGTQVLSTMQNPGITTLTHPIQTQTLQVPTLMGSNILTTVPVMMGGGDKLPIKQLSSGTSHCVGGNRQVMEHGMGMVMGPGGVMKEGERRTTHNIIEKRYRSSINDKILELRDLVMGGDTKMHKSGVLRKAIDYIKYLQQVNHKLRQENLALKMNSKNKSVVLSDDVEMKPEMLMMSPPASESGSGSPREFSPYCIDSEPGSPLLEHEQVKSEPGSPSSVGVMDRSRLLLCALTFFCLSLNPLPSLLGSEAQGSSGLTSAHRASRTLFSLPSQTQNFATWLWCLLPWLTVWMLSGVGAVWGCVRVLYLWEPVTPLHSPKSVSFWRQRKQADLHLNRGDYTAAMASLKTCLSVLTRALPTTSWDLLFSLSWNLIRYCLHHPTPLGWLVRQVGGKHKGEESKTSSRDAALVYHRLSQLQLTGKLPQRSGLWALSLSMSAVNLSESAQSKMAPAQQAQIYVTAATALRTVLGHHLSCLPGYLLSCAEGVASQSDSKPIPDCLHWLFTPLGRQFFLSCDWSVKSESREGVYTSQRDPADPIAQLHRCFCEKLLERAVHSLIQPHTDTEAGKPKNDSGEFSSALEFLQLLNSCTEESSSPPFPAPPNHTTMPVADPVSRWWALVLKAAAHWLQGDDVAVRSLLAEAERMPRALHTLDHPLPKAVLLLCKAVQVSLSPLKGEGAVASLSHCDRASSYLRTSISVPLSAQSGNGLNKGVELLVCDLLLTLRTSLWQRGSSSNGESGPAPGSQLAGFQRDLSSLRRLGQCYRQAQHKVFLHETTVRLMAGASPTRTHQLLEHSLRRRTNNPGYTTAEGDCVLGERERAHAILLACRHLPLPLLTPPGHRARLLAEAKRTLERVGDRRSLQDCQQILLRLSGGTTIAAS, encoded by the exons ATGGACAGTAACGTAAGTGGGGAGTATATCTCGACCATGGAAAATATGGATCCGACTTTGTCAGAACTAGGAGACGAATTTACACTGGGAGACATCGATG AGATGCTCCAGTTCGTCAGCAACCAGGTCGGCGACTTCCCCGACCTCTTTGAGGACCAGATGTCCTCTGCAGGCTCCCTACAGAACGGTGCTGGGGCCACCCCACGCCCACCGCGTCAAGCCCCACAGACACCCCAGACCACTACCACAGTTTACCAGCACAGCAATGTGACCCTCACCCCCACCCAAACACTGGCTCCCCAATCCCTGCCCCTCACACCACCACAGACCCCAGTCCAGACGTTCTCTTCGGGGCAGCATCAGATCCGCGCCCCTCCCCTGCTCCAGCCCCGGCCCCAGATGCAGGCcatccagccccagccccagcagcAACCCACCATCCAGGTCCACAGCCAGAGCATCCCCATGCAGACGCATAGCTTCCCTGTGCACACCCTGGTCCAGACCCACAACCAGGCTCTGCCCATCCAGTCCCAGGCCCAGACGGTGATGATCACATCCAACGGCGGGCAGTCCCGCTTCATCCAGAACCCTGTCATCTGCCACCAAAGTCCCACTACAAGCTTCCAAG TCCTCCAACCGCAGATGCAGAGCATAATGACATCATCACAGGTTCAACCCATGACCATCCAGCACCAGAGACTACTGCAGACGGGCCAGACCATCCAGACTCTCTCCACCGCGCCTACAGTCCACACCATGCAACAGCAGGTTCAACAG CTTCTGGTCCACCAGCCTCAGATTCTGAAGACAGAGAATCTGGTTCTGACCACCCTGAAACCTGATGGGACACAGGTTCTGTCCACCATGCAGAACCCTGGGATCACCACCTTGACCCATCCTATCCAGACACAGACTCTACAGGTACCG ACTCTGATGGGCAGTAACATCCTGACCACTGTGCCTGTCATGATGGGGGGCGGAGACAAGCTGCCCATCAAACAGCTGTCGTCAGGAACCTCTCACTGTGTAGGTGGGAACAGGCAGGTGATGGAACatgggatggggatggtgatggGTCCAGGGGGGGTgatgaaggagggggagaggagaaccaCCCACAACATCATTGAGAAGAGATACCGCTCCTCCATCAATGACAAGATCCTGGAGCTGAGAGACCTGGTCATGGGCGGCGACACCAAG ATGCACAAGTCAGGAGTGCTGAGGAAAGCCATCGACTACATCAAATACCTGCAGCAGGTCAACCACAAACTACGGCAGGAGAACCTGGCCCTCAAGATGAACAGCAAGAACA AGTCGGTGGTGCTGTCTGACGATGTGGAGATGAAACCAGAGATGCTGATGATGTCACCTCCAGCCTCAGAGTCTGGTTCAGGATCTCCTCGTGAGTTCTCTCCATACTGCATCGACTCCGAGCCTGGCAGTCCCTTACTGGAGCATGAGCAG gtGAAGAGTGAGCCTGGCTCACCCTCTTCCGTGGGTGTGATGGATCGCTCTCGTCTCCTCCTCTGCGCCCTCACCTTCTTCTGCCTCTCCCTCAACCCCCTGCCCTCTCTCCTGGGATCTGAGGCCCAGGGCAGCTCTGGCTTGACCTCTGCACACCGAGCCTCCAGGACGCTGTTCTCATTACCCAGCCAGACCCAGAACTTTG CGACCTGGCTTTGGTGCCTGTTGCCATGGTTGACAGTATGGATGTTGAGCGGTGTTGGGGCAGTGTGGGGCTGTGTTAGGGTCCTCTACCTCTGGGAGCCTGTCACCCCCCTCCACTCGCCCAAATCCGTCTCCTTCTGGAGGCAGCGTAAACAAGCAGACCTACATCTCAACAGA GGTGACTATACAGCAGCCATGGCCAGTTTGAAAACCTGCCTGTCAGTCTTGACCAGAGCCCTGCCCACCACCAGTTGGGACCTCCTCTTCTCACTCTCCTGGAACCTGATTCGCTACTGTCTGCATCACCCCACCCCTCTGGGCTGGCTGGTTCGCCAGGTTGGTGGGAAGCACAAGGGGGAGGAGTCCAAGACCAGCTCCCGGGACGCAGCTCTGGTCTACCATAGGCTGAGCCAGCTGCAGCTCACAG ggaaGCTTCCCCAGCGCAGTGGCCTGtgggctctgtctctgtctatgagtGCCGTCAACCTCAGTGAGAGCGCCCAAAGCAAGATGGCCCCTGCCCAGCAGGCCCAGATCTATGTCACCGCGGCAACAGCTCTGCGCACTGTACTGGGCCACCACCTCTCCTGCCTGCCT GGTTAcctgttgagctgtgctgaggGTGTGGCCAGCCAATCAGACTCAAAGCCCATCCCTGACTGTCTGCACTGGCTCTTCACCCCATTGGGCAGGCAGTTCTTCCTCAGCTGTGATTGGTCTGTGAAGTCTGAGAGCAGAGAGGGCGTGTACACTTCGCAGAGAGACCCAG CTGACCCCATCGCCCAGCTGCATCGTTGTTTTTGTGAGAAGCTGCTGGAGAGAGCTGTCCACTCCCTCATCCAGCCCCACACTGACACGGAGGCAGGCAAGCCTAAGAACGACTCGGG ggagttCTCCAGTGCCTTGGAGTTTCTCCAGCTATTGAACAGCTGCACAGAggagtcctcctctcctcccttcccagcCCCACCTAATCACACCACCATGCCAG TGGCAGACCCAGTGAGTCGCTGGTGGGCATTGGTCCTAAAGGCTGCTGCCCATTGGCTGCAAGGGGATGATGTCGCTGTGAGGTCACTGCTGGCAGAGGCAGAGCGCATGCCCAGAGCGCTCCATACCCTTGA TCATCCGTTGCCCAAGGCTGTGCTGCTGCTGTGTAAGGCGGTGCAGGTTAGCCTGTCTCCTCTGAAGGGAGAGGGGGCGGTGGCCAGTCTGTCTCATTGCGACAGGGCTAGCAGCTACCTGCGCACCAGCATCTCTGTTCCCCTGTCAGCCCAGTCTGGAAACGGGCTCAACAAG GGGGTGGAGCTCCTGGTCTGTGACCTCTTGCTGACCCTCAGGACCAGCCTATGGCAAAGAGGAAGCAGCAGCAATGGGGAGTCAGGCCCCGCCCCTGGCTCTCAATTGGCTGGATTCCAGCGGGACCTGAGTTCATTGCGAAGGCTGGGCCAATGCTACAGACAGGCACAACACAAG GTGTTCCTGCATGAGACCACAGTGAGGCTGATGGCTGGTGCCAGTCCCACCCGCACACACCAGCTACTGGAGCACAGCCTCCGACGCAGGACCAACAACCCTGGATACACCACag CAGAGGGTGACTGTGTTCTGGGTGAGCGTGAAAGGGCTCATGCCATCCTGCTGGCGTGCCGCCACCTACCCTTACCCCTGCTGACCCCACCAGGGCACCGTGCCCGCCTGCTGGCCGAGGCCAAGCGCACCCTTGAGCGGGTGGGCGACCGCCGCTCCCTACAGGACTGTCAGCAGATCCTGCTCCGCCTCAGCGGGGGCACCACCATCGCGGCCTCCTGA